In Sphingobacterium sp. PCS056, the following proteins share a genomic window:
- a CDS encoding thiolase family protein, with product MTKKVFIVAAQRTAIGSFGGGLSTLSSTELGAYAVTAVLQQATVDGTEVDEVLMGCVLQADLGQAPARQVAKYASLPDHIPATTINKVCASGMKAVALGAQAILLGDAETVLAGGMESMSRVPYYVPAARWGAKYGNQTLVDGVQRDGLSDAYSQDAMGVFGELCAAKYGVNREEQDAYAVSSYTRSRDAWQQGKFDKEVTPVTISTRKGEQIVKQDEEFTQVNFDKIYTLKPAFQKEGTITAANASTLSDGAAALLLMSGEKMEELGLKPLAEIIAYADAEQEPEWFTTTPSLAVKKVLQKANLTLDDIDFFEFNEAFSVVALANARILDISLEKINVYGGAVSLGHPLGCSGARILVTLTSVLQQEGGQYGLAAICNGGGGASAMILKTCE from the coding sequence ATGACTAAAAAAGTATTTATTGTCGCTGCACAGCGTACAGCAATCGGAAGCTTTGGGGGAGGACTATCCACCTTGAGCTCAACAGAGCTGGGCGCTTATGCTGTGACTGCTGTTTTGCAACAGGCCACTGTTGATGGAACAGAAGTCGATGAAGTGTTAATGGGCTGTGTTTTGCAGGCTGATCTGGGACAGGCCCCAGCACGGCAGGTGGCGAAATATGCCAGTCTACCAGATCATATTCCCGCAACTACCATTAATAAGGTTTGTGCAAGTGGCATGAAGGCGGTGGCATTGGGTGCGCAAGCTATTTTATTAGGCGATGCCGAAACGGTATTGGCAGGAGGTATGGAAAGCATGAGCCGGGTTCCTTATTATGTACCTGCTGCACGTTGGGGAGCGAAGTATGGAAATCAAACTTTGGTCGATGGTGTACAGCGAGATGGACTCAGTGATGCTTATTCTCAAGATGCCATGGGTGTTTTTGGCGAATTGTGTGCCGCTAAATATGGCGTTAATCGAGAAGAACAAGATGCATATGCCGTCTCTTCTTATACCCGAAGCCGTGATGCATGGCAGCAAGGAAAGTTTGATAAAGAAGTGACCCCCGTTACTATATCCACGCGCAAAGGTGAGCAGATTGTAAAACAGGATGAAGAATTCACACAAGTTAATTTTGATAAAATATATACCTTAAAACCAGCTTTTCAGAAAGAAGGAACCATCACGGCTGCCAATGCCTCCACATTAAGTGATGGTGCCGCAGCATTATTGTTGATGTCAGGCGAAAAAATGGAAGAACTCGGTTTAAAGCCTTTAGCTGAAATTATAGCCTATGCGGATGCAGAGCAAGAACCCGAATGGTTTACCACAACACCAAGTCTGGCAGTGAAAAAAGTACTACAGAAAGCCAATCTGACTTTGGACGATATCGATTTCTTTGAATTTAATGAAGCATTCTCCGTTGTGGCATTGGCAAATGCGCGGATACTGGATATTTCCTTGGAAAAAATAAACGTTTACGGTGGAGCAGTTTCATTAGGACATCCCTTAGGCTGTTCAGGTGCACGAATTCTAGTAACCTTAACAAGTGTGCTGCAACAAGAAGGTGGACAATATGGATTAGCAGCGATATGTAATGGTGGCGGAGGAGCATCTGCCATGATTCTTAAAACATGTGAGTAG
- a CDS encoding ATP-binding cassette domain-containing protein, with amino-acid sequence MDLTLKEGHIYGLLGKNGAGKSTLLKNMAGLVYPVSGTIEVLHYNPCHREPALLQEISFIPEEFHLPAVKSATFVKANAVFYSKFDHQYFQQLIHEFEIPIEQKLANMSYGQKKKYIISFGLASNTKIMIMDEPTNGLDIPSKVQFRKIMASAISDERCVIISTHQVRDLDNLIDAVILLDEHRVVLNADVNIITDRISFKKVRELSDDVLYSEPAIGGYNTIELNTLGDDSKLDLELLFNAVLQKKELITNLLNVTEDVERI; translated from the coding sequence ATGGACTTAACATTAAAAGAAGGACATATTTATGGTTTGTTGGGGAAAAATGGAGCAGGCAAGTCAACCTTACTTAAGAATATGGCCGGTTTGGTCTATCCTGTCAGTGGTACGATTGAAGTGTTACATTATAATCCCTGCCATCGCGAACCTGCTCTGCTTCAGGAAATCAGTTTTATTCCTGAGGAATTTCATTTACCTGCAGTGAAATCCGCCACTTTTGTAAAGGCGAATGCCGTCTTTTACTCCAAATTTGATCATCAGTATTTTCAGCAGCTGATCCACGAGTTTGAGATTCCGATCGAACAAAAGTTGGCCAACATGAGCTATGGGCAGAAGAAAAAATACATTATATCATTTGGTTTGGCTTCCAATACCAAAATCATGATTATGGATGAACCGACCAATGGACTGGATATTCCTTCAAAAGTACAATTTCGTAAGATTATGGCTTCAGCGATATCGGACGAACGCTGTGTTATTATTTCAACCCACCAGGTACGTGATCTTGACAACCTGATCGATGCGGTTATCCTACTGGATGAACATCGTGTGGTCTTGAATGCAGATGTGAATATCATTACAGATCGGATCAGTTTCAAAAAAGTACGGGAGTTAAGTGACGATGTGCTCTATTCAGAACCCGCAATAGGGGGCTATAATACGATAGAGCTGAATACATTGGGCGACGATTCTAAATTAGATCTCGAACTCTTGTTTAATGCCGTTTTACAGAAAAAAGAATTGATTACAAACCTTTTAAACGTTACAGAAGATGTCGAACGTATTTAA